A stretch of Myroides oncorhynchi DNA encodes these proteins:
- a CDS encoding tRNA threonylcarbamoyladenosine biosynthesis protein TsaB gives MLDARRMEVFTAVFDSDYVKNSEVEAMIIDEHSFSTYSTTLHLVGDGAMKCQEILDGEHFVYYPEITYPSAREMGGMAYEKFMKKEFVDVAYFEPFYLKDFVLIQKKK, from the coding sequence ATGTTAGATGCACGTAGAATGGAAGTGTTTACAGCAGTATTTGACAGCGATTATGTGAAGAACAGCGAAGTAGAAGCGATGATAATAGATGAGCACTCATTCTCTACATATAGCACAACATTGCATTTAGTCGGTGATGGGGCAATGAAATGTCAAGAAATCTTAGATGGCGAGCACTTTGTGTATTATCCTGAGATTACCTATCCTTCTGCAAGAGAAATGGGAGGTATGGCGTATGAGAAGTTTATGAAAAAAGAATTCGTAGATGTAGCTTACTTTGAACCCTTTTACTTAAAGGACTTTGTTTTAATTCAAAAGAAAAAATAA
- a CDS encoding thioredoxin domain-containing protein produces the protein MNTLHLETSPYLLQHAHNPIHWKAWNQETLTLAQQQDKLIVVSIGYSTCHWCHVMEKESFENEEVASLMNNHFISIKVDREELPHLDNFYMKAVQIMTKQGGWPLNVVCLPNGKPIWGGTYFRRDAWIDSLSQLNKLYNEKRDTVLDFADQLNEGISLLSQAPITQEETRFNIDIQLDNWKKSFDWEYGGYSRAPKFMMPTNLLYLQKKAFLHKDEILLDYIDLTLTRMAWGGLFDTVEGGFSRYSVDHKWHIPHFEKMLYDNAQLLSVYADAYKRTKNILYKEVIEKTITFIENNWVNGDGGYFSALDADSLDRQNILEEGAYYIWTIDELKGLIKEDFKLFSIVFNINPFGHWEDGNYVLIQSSMLEQIAKENKISISDLTQKKTKWEQTLKSHRDNRPKPRLDDKTLTSWNAMYITGLLDAYTATHNKSYLDKARALYSFIHVNLWNEESGLLRTYKNGKAKIEAFLDDYAFYIQALINLFEHTGEQDFLIEAKNILDYSLDHFLDINSKFFYYSQYKKEDIITPAIETEDNVIPSSNAIMAMNMIKLGVLYENQYYTELATSMVERVLSIIDYPSAYSHWLLLQLYLNQPLELTWVGKNAVEQNILSRHSMNTRSLIFSIATKSTIPYLSKYTVLEDTLHYICINKTCQAPSANHSELENHIL, from the coding sequence ATGAATACACTACATTTAGAAACAAGTCCTTACCTACTTCAACATGCTCATAACCCTATACATTGGAAAGCATGGAATCAAGAAACTCTAACTCTAGCACAACAACAAGACAAACTTATTGTTGTAAGTATTGGTTATTCTACATGTCATTGGTGCCATGTAATGGAGAAAGAAAGTTTTGAAAATGAAGAAGTAGCATCCCTTATGAATAACCATTTTATTTCTATCAAAGTAGATAGAGAAGAATTACCTCATTTAGATAATTTCTATATGAAAGCTGTTCAAATAATGACCAAACAAGGAGGATGGCCTCTTAATGTAGTATGTCTACCTAATGGCAAACCGATATGGGGTGGTACCTATTTTAGAAGAGATGCTTGGATAGATTCCTTATCCCAATTAAATAAACTTTACAACGAAAAGAGAGATACAGTATTAGATTTCGCCGATCAATTAAATGAAGGAATTAGCTTACTAAGTCAAGCTCCAATTACTCAAGAGGAAACTCGCTTTAATATCGATATTCAATTAGACAATTGGAAAAAAAGTTTTGATTGGGAATATGGTGGATATAGTAGAGCACCGAAATTCATGATGCCTACCAACCTACTTTACCTACAGAAAAAGGCTTTTCTTCATAAAGATGAGATTTTACTAGATTATATAGATCTAACGCTAACAAGAATGGCATGGGGCGGATTGTTTGATACAGTAGAAGGTGGTTTCTCTAGATATTCAGTAGATCACAAATGGCATATTCCCCACTTTGAAAAAATGTTATATGACAACGCTCAATTACTATCGGTATATGCAGATGCTTATAAACGCACAAAAAACATATTGTATAAAGAAGTTATTGAAAAAACAATCACGTTCATTGAAAACAACTGGGTTAATGGAGATGGAGGTTATTTCTCTGCTTTAGATGCTGATAGTCTTGACAGACAGAATATTTTAGAAGAAGGAGCTTACTACATTTGGACTATTGATGAATTAAAAGGGCTTATTAAAGAAGATTTTAAATTATTTAGTATTGTATTTAACATCAATCCTTTTGGTCATTGGGAAGATGGTAATTATGTATTAATACAATCTTCTATGCTAGAGCAAATCGCTAAAGAAAACAAGATCTCTATAAGCGATTTGACTCAAAAGAAAACTAAGTGGGAACAAACTCTTAAATCACATAGAGATAACCGTCCCAAGCCTAGACTAGATGACAAGACCTTAACTTCGTGGAATGCTATGTACATCACAGGTCTTCTTGATGCGTATACTGCCACTCATAATAAGTCTTACTTAGATAAAGCACGTGCGCTATACTCTTTTATACACGTTAACTTATGGAATGAAGAAAGTGGTCTACTGCGTACTTATAAAAATGGCAAAGCTAAAATAGAAGCTTTCTTAGATGACTATGCTTTTTATATACAAGCGTTAATCAACCTTTTCGAACACACAGGAGAGCAAGACTTTCTAATAGAAGCAAAAAACATACTAGATTATTCGCTAGACCATTTCTTAGATATAAATAGCAAATTCTTCTACTATAGCCAATATAAAAAAGAAGATATCATCACTCCTGCAATAGAAACCGAAGACAACGTAATCCCTTCTTCTAATGCTATAATGGCTATGAACATGATAAAACTTGGGGTATTATATGAGAACCAATACTATACAGAACTAGCTACTTCAATGGTAGAAAGAGTCTTATCTATAATAGATTATCCTTCTGCATACTCACATTGGCTATTGTTACAATTATACCTAAACCAACCTTTAGAACTAACTTGGGTTGGAAAAAATGCAGTTGAACAAAACATACTTAGTCGCCACTCTATGAATACAAGATCATTAATCTTTAGCATAGCTACTAAATCAACAATTCCTTACCTATCTAAATACACAGTTCTAGAAGATACTTTACACTATATTTGTATAAACAAAACATGTCAAGCACCTAGTGCTAATCATTCTGAATTAGAAAATCACATCTTATAG
- a CDS encoding mechanosensitive ion channel family protein, with the protein MQKLDNLLTKYIENFFAYIPEIVTSLIILALGMWLIRFLQKLAKKIFLKKDIDPTFSSFILDVLIWGLRILLFIIIASKLGIQTSSFVAIIGAMSLAIGLSLQGSLSNFAGGVLIILFKPFKIGDIIEAQGESGKVLTIHIFSTQILTYQNNIVYIPNGVLSNGKIKNISQNNLRRAEIAVQTTLVKNTNQFIERLQEELDNYDKVLSQPKPRILIKELLDTKITYNVQVWVEHDNYNIVCSYILLKAREISDSI; encoded by the coding sequence ATGCAAAAGTTAGATAACTTACTCACTAAATACATTGAAAATTTCTTTGCCTATATACCAGAGATAGTAACTTCTCTTATTATTTTAGCACTAGGAATGTGGCTTATTCGCTTCTTGCAAAAGTTAGCCAAAAAGATTTTTTTAAAAAAGGACATAGACCCTACTTTCTCTAGCTTTATTTTAGATGTGCTAATTTGGGGGTTGCGTATACTCCTTTTTATAATAATTGCCTCTAAACTTGGGATTCAAACTAGTTCATTCGTAGCCATCATAGGAGCAATGAGTTTGGCTATAGGACTATCTCTTCAAGGTTCTTTAAGCAATTTCGCTGGAGGAGTATTGATTATTCTATTTAAACCTTTTAAAATAGGTGATATTATAGAAGCACAGGGAGAAAGTGGTAAAGTACTAACAATACATATATTCTCAACACAGATACTGACCTATCAAAATAATATAGTATACATACCAAATGGAGTACTATCTAATGGCAAAATTAAAAATATCTCTCAAAACAACTTAAGAAGAGCTGAAATAGCAGTACAAACTACCTTAGTCAAAAATACAAACCAATTTATAGAGAGGCTACAAGAGGAACTTGATAATTATGACAAAGTTTTATCTCAACCAAAACCTAGAATTTTAATAAAAGAACTATTAGACACTAAAATAACCTATAATGTACAAGTCTGGGTAGAACATGATAATTACAATATAGTCTGCTCTTATATATTACTAAAAGCAAGAGAAATCAGTGATTCAATCTAG
- a CDS encoding TolC family protein, whose amino-acid sequence MKNYFLLSLLSMLIFSSSYRSYGQESTLWTLEKCIEYAIHNNIRIKQYVLDEQSAEINKDIVVGSFMPNVNLTGNHSWTISDQPNQQSNQIENRTIQSSTFGVGVNIDIYNGLSKQNTLVKARLSLIASQYNLQKMKEDIALNVINSYLQILFNKELVKTNKLQLEYDKSQEVRTNELVEAGVVPKGDLLESQATVAVATQRLITSQNELVMARLNLAQLLQITSYESFDVIDTDYEIGQSRVLAYSPKDIASKAVDALTDLKTADTNVSIAEQEVKIAKSSYSPTLQAFYNLGTNISYQDRMIGTEILSSTSEIGYVEGSNVRVLRNNSMGIYGGPNSFFNQVNDNFNSNFGLSLKIPVFNGLSTRNTVKLKKLMLEQVRNEREVKALNLEQVVFKAYTDTESAMRKFEASNVSLEARKLSLEYAKERYSVGMISIFDLNQNQNLFVAAQSDLLRSKYDYIFKTKILEYYFGIPLFKN is encoded by the coding sequence ATGAAGAACTATTTCTTACTTAGCTTACTAAGTATGCTTATATTCAGTTCTAGTTATAGAAGCTATGGACAGGAAAGTACTTTATGGACTTTAGAGAAGTGCATTGAATATGCTATACATAATAATATTCGTATTAAACAATATGTATTAGATGAACAGAGCGCTGAAATTAATAAGGATATTGTAGTTGGTAGTTTTATGCCTAATGTAAATTTAACGGGGAATCACTCTTGGACAATTTCTGATCAACCTAATCAACAGAGTAATCAGATAGAAAATCGAACAATACAGAGTAGTACTTTTGGCGTTGGAGTTAATATAGATATTTATAATGGACTATCTAAGCAGAACACGCTAGTTAAAGCTCGGTTATCACTTATCGCATCGCAATATAATTTGCAGAAGATGAAAGAAGATATTGCATTAAATGTTATTAATTCATATCTACAGATATTGTTTAATAAAGAATTAGTTAAAACGAATAAATTGCAATTAGAGTATGATAAAAGCCAAGAGGTACGCACTAATGAATTGGTAGAAGCAGGCGTAGTACCTAAAGGTGATTTGTTAGAATCTCAGGCAACTGTTGCTGTAGCAACACAACGACTAATCACTTCACAGAATGAGTTAGTAATGGCAAGGCTTAATTTAGCACAGTTATTACAAATCACTTCTTATGAATCCTTTGATGTTATAGATACTGATTATGAGATAGGACAGTCCAGAGTATTGGCATATTCTCCTAAGGATATTGCGTCTAAAGCAGTTGATGCTTTAACTGATCTTAAAACAGCAGATACAAATGTGTCTATCGCTGAACAAGAAGTGAAGATAGCAAAGTCATCTTACTCACCTACGTTACAAGCATTTTATAATCTAGGAACAAATATTAGTTATCAGGATAGGATGATAGGGACAGAGATATTATCTAGTACTAGTGAAATTGGCTATGTAGAAGGATCTAATGTACGTGTATTGCGTAATAATAGCATGGGGATTTATGGAGGACCTAATTCATTTTTTAATCAAGTTAATGATAATTTTAATTCCAACTTTGGACTCTCTTTAAAAATACCTGTATTTAATGGACTTTCTACCCGAAACACGGTTAAATTGAAAAAGTTAATGCTAGAGCAAGTACGCAATGAAAGAGAAGTAAAAGCCTTAAATCTCGAGCAGGTGGTCTTTAAAGCTTATACAGATACAGAAAGTGCTATGCGTAAGTTTGAAGCAAGTAATGTAAGTCTGGAGGCTCGTAAATTATCTTTAGAATATGCGAAAGAACGTTATTCAGTTGGAATGATTAGTATCTTTGATTTAAATCAAAATCAGAATTTGTTTGTGGCAGCACAATCAGATTTATTGAGATCGAAGTATGACTATATTTTCAAAACGAAGATTCTAGAGTACTATTTTGGGATACCATTATTTAAAAACTAA
- a CDS encoding efflux RND transporter periplasmic adaptor subunit, with product MRKKYIIITILLVVIGIVLWRSFLGEKENAIKVETVTLDQTSIIETVSGTGKIQPEIEIKISSEVSGEIINLPIKEGQVVHKGDLLVVINPDLYTSAMNRMDAMLATSKAGLSQAEAQLKETKSNYDRNSKLYDKGVISRSEWDQVVRAYEVAKAAQTSAYYSVESSKAALAESKGNLLRTTIYSPAYGTISKVNVELGERVLGTQQMAGTEILRVSNLSSMEVEVDINENDIVKVKLGDDTRISVDAFLKKEFKGVVTSISNSASNTTLSADQVTTFKVKIKILQESYEDLLDKNIENYSPFRPGMTAAVDIITNTKKDILAIPISAVVMKVPSDTIKNKEEEKSIADKEIMKEAVFINDNGVAKLKFIKTGIQDETNIQIIEGLKKGEVIVTGPYSIVSKTLQHGAKIEVESKK from the coding sequence ATGAGAAAAAAATATATAATAATAACTATTCTATTGGTTGTGATAGGAATTGTGTTATGGAGATCTTTTTTAGGAGAAAAGGAAAATGCTATTAAAGTCGAAACTGTTACATTAGACCAGACTAGTATAATAGAGACTGTGTCTGGTACTGGTAAAATTCAACCTGAAATAGAAATTAAAATATCGTCAGAAGTATCTGGAGAAATCATAAATTTGCCAATCAAAGAAGGACAGGTTGTTCATAAGGGGGATTTATTAGTTGTGATTAATCCGGATTTATATACATCTGCAATGAATAGAATGGATGCAATGCTCGCTACTAGTAAAGCTGGACTTTCGCAAGCAGAAGCTCAGTTAAAAGAGACGAAGTCTAACTATGATAGAAATAGTAAGCTGTATGATAAAGGAGTTATCTCTAGGTCTGAGTGGGATCAAGTAGTTCGTGCCTATGAGGTAGCAAAAGCAGCTCAGACATCTGCTTATTATAGTGTAGAGAGCTCAAAGGCTGCATTAGCTGAATCAAAAGGTAATCTATTGAGAACAACGATTTATTCTCCAGCCTATGGAACTATATCTAAAGTTAATGTGGAGCTAGGTGAACGTGTTTTAGGAACTCAACAGATGGCAGGTACAGAGATTCTACGCGTGTCTAACCTTAGTAGTATGGAAGTAGAAGTAGATATTAACGAAAATGATATTGTCAAGGTCAAGTTAGGTGATGATACCCGTATTAGTGTGGATGCATTTCTTAAAAAGGAATTTAAGGGAGTAGTGACTAGTATTTCTAATTCTGCATCTAATACAACATTATCAGCAGACCAGGTTACAACTTTTAAAGTTAAAATTAAGATATTACAAGAGTCGTATGAAGACTTATTAGATAAGAATATAGAGAATTATTCTCCATTCAGACCTGGTATGACTGCAGCAGTGGATATTATTACTAATACAAAGAAAGATATATTAGCGATACCTATTAGTGCAGTGGTAATGAAAGTACCTTCTGATACGATTAAGAATAAAGAGGAAGAGAAAAGTATTGCGGATAAAGAGATTATGAAAGAGGCTGTATTTATTAACGATAACGGGGTGGCGAAATTGAAGTTTATAAAAACTGGTATACAAGATGAAACCAATATCCAAATTATAGAAGGTTTAAAAAAAGGTGAAGTTATTGTCACAGGGCCATATTCAATAGTCAGCAAAACGCTTCAACACGGAGCAAAAATAGAAGTAGAAAGTAAAAAATAA
- a CDS encoding SCO family protein, with amino-acid sequence MKDKSYIWISFIILIFGIWAVPKIIKKFEKADLYTVGTAPKFELVDQNNKTINNESYKGKVYVVEFFFANCPTICPIMNANMMKLQETFYGKMDFGIASITIDPTRDTVEALKAHADGLGVKNPYWHMMTGDATYIYDLAKKFNLYTGVNPESPGGFEHSGLFALIDKEGNIRSRMDEHGNPIFYYDGTSDEGVAWLKEDIKALLDE; translated from the coding sequence ATGAAAGACAAATCATATATCTGGATATCGTTTATTATTTTAATTTTTGGTATCTGGGCAGTGCCTAAAATTATTAAGAAGTTTGAGAAGGCGGATCTATATACTGTTGGTACGGCACCTAAGTTTGAATTAGTGGACCAGAATAATAAGACTATTAATAATGAGAGCTATAAAGGTAAAGTGTATGTGGTAGAGTTTTTCTTTGCTAATTGTCCTACAATATGTCCTATTATGAATGCTAATATGATGAAACTTCAAGAGACATTCTATGGCAAGATGGACTTTGGTATCGCTTCTATTACCATAGATCCTACTCGTGATACTGTAGAGGCATTAAAGGCTCATGCCGATGGATTAGGTGTAAAGAATCCTTATTGGCATATGATGACTGGTGATGCTACTTATATTTATGATTTAGCTAAAAAGTTTAATCTGTATACTGGAGTTAATCCAGAGTCACCTGGAGGTTTTGAGCATTCTGGATTGTTTGCACTGATTGATAAAGAAGGAAATATTCGTAGCCGTATGGATGAGCATGGCAATCCTATTTTTTATTATGATGGTACTTCAGATGAAGGAGTAGCTTGGCTAAAAGAAGATATTAAAGCATTATTAGACGAATAA
- a CDS encoding cytochrome C oxidase subunit IV family protein, translating to MAAEAHHSNTKRIWTVFVIMSVITLVEVILGIIKPASLHHAHIFGLSLLNYIFIILTVVKAYYIMWAFMHLEQEKSAFRWSVAGILSFLCVYLITLVLIEGNYIFEVFHNSQYKWIF from the coding sequence ATGGCAGCAGAAGCACATCATTCAAATACAAAAAGAATATGGACAGTATTCGTAATTATGTCTGTAATCACTTTAGTAGAGGTTATTTTAGGTATTATTAAACCTGCATCTCTACATCATGCGCATATTTTTGGATTAAGTTTATTGAACTACATCTTTATTATTTTGACAGTGGTTAAAGCTTATTACATTATGTGGGCATTTATGCACTTAGAACAAGAAAAATCAGCTTTCAGATGGTCTGTTGCAGGTATTCTTTCTTTTTTATGTGTTTACTTGATAACATTAGTGTTAATAGAAGGAAATTACATTTTTGAAGTTTTTCACAACTCACAGTATAAGTGGATATTTTAA
- a CDS encoding cytochrome c oxidase subunit 3 yields the protein MGATVTTAATKETTWGGGNEPLKVSYGKMMMWYFILSDSLTFCGFLVGYGFTRYKFMDTWPIADEVFNHFPFLHGVDAPMFYVALMTFILIFSSVTMVLAVDAGHQMKKNKVAIYMFLTIIGGLVFLGSQAWEWKNFISGTYGAVETRGGSILQFVGEDGKQIALADFAKVDPNRNEATLTRAKATWFVKGPDATTYSIAEVKAGFEANPNVRIRTQLTTETKHKEILTREQSVKRLEDAVLVVEGANLIRNEYGHKTFGDFFFFITGFHGFHVFTGILINIVIFFNVLIGTYQKRGSYEMVEKGGLYWHFVDLVWVFVFTFFYLV from the coding sequence ATGGGAGCGACAGTTACTACAGCAGCTACTAAAGAAACTACTTGGGGTGGAGGAAATGAACCTCTTAAAGTAAGCTATGGTAAAATGATGATGTGGTATTTCATATTATCAGATTCATTAACTTTTTGTGGATTCCTTGTAGGATACGGGTTTACTCGTTACAAATTCATGGATACTTGGCCGATTGCAGACGAAGTATTTAATCACTTTCCATTTTTACACGGTGTAGATGCGCCGATGTTCTATGTGGCATTGATGACTTTTATTTTGATTTTCTCTTCAGTTACTATGGTATTAGCTGTAGATGCAGGACATCAAATGAAAAAGAATAAAGTGGCTATTTATATGTTTTTGACTATTATAGGAGGATTAGTCTTCTTGGGGTCACAAGCATGGGAATGGAAAAACTTTATCAGCGGAACTTATGGAGCAGTAGAGACTCGTGGAGGGTCAATCTTACAATTCGTAGGGGAAGATGGGAAACAAATTGCATTAGCGGATTTTGCTAAAGTTGATCCGAACAGAAATGAGGCTACTTTAACAAGAGCAAAAGCAACATGGTTCGTTAAGGGACCTGACGCTACTACTTATTCTATTGCAGAGGTAAAAGCAGGTTTTGAGGCAAATCCAAACGTGAGAATTAGAACTCAGTTAACTACAGAGACTAAGCACAAAGAAATTTTGACAAGAGAACAATCTGTTAAACGTCTAGAAGATGCAGTATTAGTAGTGGAGGGAGCTAACTTAATTCGCAACGAGTATGGTCACAAAACGTTTGGTGATTTCTTCTTCTTTATTACTGGATTCCATGGATTCCACGTATTTACAGGAATTTTAATTAACATCGTTATATTCTTCAACGTATTGATTGGAACTTACCAAAAAAGAGGTTCTTATGAGATGGTTGAAAAAGGAGGATTATACTGGCACTTTGTCGATTTAGTTTGGGTGTTCGTATTTACATTCTTCTACTTAGTTTAA
- the tsaB gene encoding tRNA (adenosine(37)-N6)-threonylcarbamoyltransferase complex dimerization subunit type 1 TsaB, whose amino-acid sequence MITILSIETATKNCSVSLSITGQVVAYKEIAEENFSHAEKLHVFIEEILKENDKTLKDLSAIAISQGPGSYTGLRIGVSSVKGLCYGLSIPLIALDTLEILARQVKVESGLIVPMLDARRMEVFTAVFDSDYVKNSEVEAMIIDEHSFSTYSTTLHLVGDGAMKCQEILDGEHFVYYPEITYPSAREMGGMAYEKFMKKEFVDVAYFEPFYLKDFVLIQKKK is encoded by the coding sequence ATGATAACGATTTTATCTATTGAGACAGCTACTAAGAATTGTTCTGTCTCTTTGTCAATAACAGGACAAGTAGTCGCGTATAAAGAAATAGCAGAAGAAAACTTCTCACATGCAGAGAAATTACATGTGTTTATTGAAGAAATATTAAAGGAGAATGACAAGACTTTAAAGGACTTATCTGCTATAGCTATTAGTCAGGGACCTGGCTCTTATACAGGGCTTCGTATAGGAGTGTCTTCTGTAAAAGGATTGTGTTATGGACTGTCAATTCCATTGATTGCTCTAGATACATTAGAGATATTGGCTAGACAAGTAAAAGTAGAAAGTGGACTAATTGTTCCAATGTTAGATGCACGTAGAATGGAAGTGTTTACAGCAGTATTTGACAGCGATTATGTGAAGAACAGCGAAGTAGAAGCGATGATAATAGATGAGCACTCATTCTCTACATATAGCACAACATTGCATTTAGTCGGTGATGGGGCAATGAAATGTCAAGAAATCTTAGATGGCGAGCACTTTGTGTATTATCCTGAGATTACCTATCCTTCTGCAAGAGAAATGGGAGGTATGGCGTATGAGAAGTTTATGAAAAAAGAATTCGTAGATGTAGCTTACTTTGAACCCTTTTACTTAAAGGACTTTGTTTTAATTCAAAAGAAAAAATAA
- a CDS encoding IS1634 family transposase, translated as MYKIRKIKYSQGSVSVQVYKIENRKRVIVRHIGTSRDEQELENLLILARDFIQKLSKQLFLFTGDTNNQVVNLAQVEFLGVYYNFFYELMHKIVISVGFDKLQSSFLLDLAIIRMLEPSSKLRSISLLEEYFGIKYRRQKYYDFAPKWLELQKKAEQIAVSFAQLHYNFDYKLVFYDVTTLYFETFESDELRKNGFSKDNKSQQPQILVALMVTKDGLPISYDVFAGNTFEGHTFIPMIEQFIRRNQIQTFTVVADAAMISLENSIALNKKGINFIVGARLANLPSTVIQTIDSQLPREDGKTLRIKTVTGDLICSFSSVRFRKDKYEMEKQLKRAEDLVNNPGQGKKLKFTKSSGENMEINQKLVAKTTKLLGVKGYYTNLPQEKASDKLIIEQYKELYRIEQAFRISKSDLQTRPIFHYKEEPIKLHILICFIALVLSKHIELQTNSSIKTFIHECKKITDARLKNKLTGEEFNMRASSNPKIEDILSKLEVLT; from the coding sequence ATGTATAAAATCAGGAAAATTAAGTATTCTCAGGGATCTGTTTCAGTACAGGTATATAAGATTGAAAATCGCAAGCGTGTGATTGTTCGTCATATTGGTACTTCTCGTGATGAACAAGAATTAGAAAATTTACTGATTTTAGCCAGAGACTTTATTCAAAAGCTTTCAAAGCAGCTATTCCTTTTTACAGGAGACACTAATAATCAGGTTGTAAATTTAGCTCAGGTTGAATTTTTGGGTGTTTACTATAATTTCTTTTATGAGTTGATGCATAAAATAGTTATTTCAGTAGGTTTTGATAAACTTCAAAGTAGTTTCTTACTTGATTTAGCTATCATACGTATGTTAGAGCCTAGTTCTAAACTACGCTCAATATCTTTGTTAGAAGAATATTTTGGAATCAAGTATAGACGTCAAAAATATTATGATTTTGCACCAAAATGGCTTGAATTACAGAAAAAAGCAGAGCAAATCGCGGTTAGTTTTGCTCAGTTACATTACAATTTTGATTACAAATTGGTATTTTATGACGTTACTACTCTTTATTTTGAAACCTTTGAGTCAGATGAGCTTCGCAAAAATGGCTTCTCTAAAGATAATAAATCACAACAGCCACAAATTTTAGTTGCTTTAATGGTAACTAAAGATGGACTTCCTATTTCTTATGATGTGTTTGCGGGCAATACTTTTGAAGGACATACCTTTATTCCGATGATTGAACAGTTTATTCGAAGAAACCAAATTCAAACATTTACAGTGGTTGCTGATGCTGCAATGATCAGTTTGGAAAATAGCATTGCATTAAATAAAAAAGGAATAAATTTTATCGTTGGTGCTAGATTAGCTAATCTACCTAGTACCGTTATTCAAACCATAGATTCACAACTACCAAGAGAAGATGGTAAAACCTTGAGAATTAAAACTGTGACAGGAGACTTAATTTGTAGCTTTTCATCTGTACGGTTCCGTAAAGATAAATACGAGATGGAAAAGCAGTTAAAACGAGCAGAAGACCTAGTTAACAATCCAGGTCAAGGTAAAAAACTAAAATTTACGAAATCATCTGGTGAGAACATGGAAATAAATCAAAAACTCGTAGCTAAAACAACTAAACTACTTGGTGTTAAGGGCTATTATACTAATCTACCTCAAGAAAAGGCTAGCGATAAGCTTATCATAGAGCAATACAAGGAGCTGTACCGCATTGAGCAAGCTTTTAGAATATCTAAAAGTGATTTACAAACTAGACCTATTTTTCATTATAAAGAAGAACCTATAAAACTTCATATACTAATATGCTTTATTGCTTTAGTACTCTCAAAACATATAGAATTACAAACAAATTCATCAATAAAAACCTTTATACATGAATGTAAAAAGATAACAGATGCCCGATTAAAAAATAAATTAACAGGAGAAGAATTTAATATGAGAGCGTCTAGCAATCCTAAAATAGAGGATATCTTATCCAAACTAGAAGTGCTGACCTAA
- a CDS encoding DUF420 domain-containing protein: MESNTEQKYNKWIWVLSVTIPVVVAILFGVNLQKLGYDVKPLSFLPPIYATINGITAVLLFFAVAAIKKGNKQLHERLIKLCIACSVAFLAMYVAYHMTSIETKFGGEGVIRYVYFFILITHILLSIIIIPFVLFTFVRGISGSYARHKKLARITYPMWMYVAVTGVIVYWMISPYYIN; this comes from the coding sequence ATGGAATCAAATACAGAACAAAAGTATAATAAGTGGATATGGGTATTGTCAGTTACAATACCTGTGGTAGTTGCTATTTTATTTGGAGTTAATTTACAGAAATTAGGCTACGATGTCAAGCCATTATCGTTTTTACCTCCTATTTATGCTACTATTAATGGAATTACTGCAGTGTTATTATTCTTTGCTGTTGCAGCTATAAAGAAAGGAAATAAACAATTGCATGAACGATTGATTAAATTGTGTATTGCTTGTTCAGTAGCTTTCTTGGCAATGTATGTAGCATATCACATGACTTCTATAGAGACAAAATTTGGAGGAGAAGGAGTAATTAGATATGTGTATTTCTTTATACTTATTACGCATATTCTTTTGTCTATTATCATTATTCCTTTTGTATTGTTCACTTTTGTGCGTGGTATTTCAGGGTCTTATGCTAGACATAAGAAACTAGCTCGTATTACTTATCCGATGTGGATGTACGTAGCTGTAACAGGTGTTATCGTTTATTGGATGATATCTCCATATTATATTAATTAA